One region of Rhineura floridana isolate rRhiFlo1 chromosome 20, rRhiFlo1.hap2, whole genome shotgun sequence genomic DNA includes:
- the PSMD5 gene encoding 26S proteasome non-ATPase regulatory subunit 5 isoform X2: MSEQISLCVSILERFLQVMDPLYVIQNFGEELQKGLFHPDDSVKILTISQVGRIVEDPEAVREILNTPELLRQVIYSIAGEKIAVAKEAIKSLSRVAETPEGLEALLAGNLLVDLKNVMAKSDIIRYRVYELVIDISSVSADSLNYCVNSGLISDLIGELTGNDVLVRATCIEMVTSLAHTHHGRQYLAQQGIIDKISNIIIGADSDPFSGFYLPGFVKFFGNLAIVDSPQQICEQYPAFVDKVFSMAESHDPTMFGVAVDTLGILGSNVEGKLVLQKRGSRFQHVLNRIGHQAKNAPTELRVRCLDAISSLLYLLPDQHTEDLLGMTESWFSSLSSQPLELFRSISTQPFPDLHCGALKVFTAIANQPWAQRMMLASPGFVEYIVDRSVEPDKSSKEAKYELVKALANSKTIAEIFGNQHYLSLRAYLREGPYYVKAVSTTAVEGAE, encoded by the exons TTTCGATCCTGGAGCGGTTCCTCCAAGTGATGGACCCCCTGTACGTAATCCAAAACTTTGGTGAAGAACTTCAGAAAGGGCTCTTCCATCCAGATGATTCAGTCAAAATTCTAACAATATCCCAG GTCGGAAGGATAGTTGAAGACCCTGAGGCTGTTAGAGAAATCCTCAACACCCCTGAGTTGTTGAGGCAGGTCATTTATAGTATTGCTGGAGAGAAAATTGCAGTGGCGAAAGAG GCCATCAAGTCACTGTCGAGGGTGGCAGAAACACCCGAGGGCTTGGAGGCTTTGCTTGCCGGCAACTTGCTAGTCGACTTGAAAAACGTCATGGCCAAGAGTGACATCATACGCTATCGTGTGTACGAG CTAGTCATTGATATTTCCTCTGTGTCAGCGGATTCATTGAATTACTGCGTGAACAGCGGATTAATTTCGGATCTGATTGGGGAGCTGACCGGGAACGATGTGCTTGTCAG GGCTACTTGCATAGAGATGGTGACATCACTTGCCCACACTCACCACGGACGTCAATATCTCGCCCAACAAGGCATCATTGATAAGATTTCCAATATAATCATCGGGGCTGATTCTGATCCCTTCTCAGGCTTCTACTTGCCAG GCTTTGTGAAATTCTTTGGCAACTTGGCTATAGTCGACAGCCCCCAGCAGATCTGCGAGCAATATCCCGCCTTTGTGGACAAAGTCTTCAGCATGGCCGAAAGCCACGACCCGACCATGTTTGGCGTGGCGGTGGACACCCTCGGCATCTTGGGGTCGAATGTGGAGGGGAAGCTGGTGCTGCAGAAGAGGG ggagTAGATTTCAGCATGTGCTAAACAGAATAGGACATCAAGCAAAGAATGCCCCAACAGAACTCAGAGTCCGGTGTCTCGATGCCATTTCATCTCTTTTGTATCTGCTG CCGGACCAGCACACAGAAGACCTTCTGGGGATGACAGAATCCTGGTTCTCCTCTCTGTCCAGccagcccttggaactcttcagAAGCATCAGTACCCAGCCCTTCCCTGATTTGCACTGTGGTGCTTTAAAGGTCTTTACT GCTATTGCTAATCAACCCTGGGCCCAGAGGATGATGCTTGCTAGCCCGGGCTTTGTGGAGTACATTGTAGACAGATCGGTGGAACCAGACAAATCTTCAAAGGAGGCCAAATACGAACTTGTTAAGGCCCTGGCCAATTCGAAGACCATCGCTGAGATCTTTGGAAACCAGCATTACTTAAGCCTCAGGGCGTACCTGCGCGAAGGGCCATATTATGTCAAGGCTGTTTCGACTACAGCTGTGGAGGGAGCTGAATAA
- the B3GALT9 gene encoding beta-1,3-galactosyltransferase 9, protein MQLIFCRLRTHQWCFILFNVVLFHILLFGADLVEEYFLRALPSSYTDVRVIEARERARKLDMTPLKNMSKAYVVSSSEACSNQEIFLLVLVFSSPENSSRRNTIRETWANRTQVRGYGTLILFVLGKSTLEATQLEVVKEMQKHQDLIQGTFLDSAENQTLKTLLAVEWAITFCSKARFILKTDEEMFVNLPSLVEYLLNLRTHPEDIYLGRLVHQDTPNRDPQTHSSIPLQKYPNKYYPDYCSATAFVISQDVARKIYVTSGEVPLTLPPGVFVGLCAKAAGVAPVHCSRFSGKKHIRYNRCCYKFIFTSAVGRDSQLLQEWEEMSDGKDCTVLETYYGLVSCKVMTYLDGFKYLSVDALQNEALHFSD, encoded by the exons ATGCAG CTGATCTTCTGCCGGCTCAGGACCCACCAGTGgtgttttattctttttaacGTCGTGCTGTTCCACATTTTGCTCTTCGGAGCTGATCTCGTGGAGGAATACTTCTTGCGAGCGCTACCCAGCAGCTACACAGATGTGAGGGTCATCGAAGCCAGAGAGAGAGCGCGTAAGTTGGATATGACGCCCTTGAAGAACATGTCCAAGGCATATGTAGTCAGCAGCTCAGAGGCCTGCTCCAACCAAGAGATCTTTCTTCTTGTCCTAGTCTTCAGCAGCCCCGAAAACTCATCAAGACGCAACACCATTAGAGAAACTTGGGCAAATAGGACACAAGTCAGAGGTTACGGCACTCTCATTTTGTTTGTGCTAGGGAAGTCGACTTTGGAAGCCACACAGTTGGAGGTAGTTAAAGAGATGCAGAAGCATCAGGACCTCATTCAAGGAACCTTCCTGGACTCTGCAGAGAACCAGACGCTGAAGACCTTGTTGGCTGTGGAGTGGGCCATAACATTCTGCTCCAAGGCTAGATTTATTCTCAAAACAGACGAGGAGATGTTCGTTAACCTCCCAAGTTTGGTTGAGTATCTGCTCAACTTAAGAACACATCCAGAAGACATATACCTTGGCAGGTTGGTTCATCAGGACACCCCCAACAGAGACCCTCAAACCCACAGCTCTATCCCCCTACAAAAATACCCAAACAAATATTATCCCGACTACTGCAGCGCAACTGCATTTGTCATCTCACAGGATGTGGCTCGAAAGATCTACGTGACCTCTGGAGAAGTTCCTCTTACACTGCCTCCTGGCGTTTTTGTGGGACTCTGCGCCAAGGCAGCAGGCGTGGCACCTGTTCACTGTTCTCGGTTTTCTGGGAAAAAGCACATCCGCTACAACCGCTGCTGCTACAAGTTCATTTTCACCTCTGCTGTAGGAAGAGATAGCCAGCTGCTCCAAGAATGGGAGGAAATGAGCGACGGCAAGGACTGCACAGTACTAGAAACTTATTACGGGCTGGTATCCTGCAAAGTCATGACATACCTGGATGGATTTAAATACCTGAGTGTGGATGCCCTACAGAACGAGGCTCTCCATTTTTCCGATTAA